The following are from one region of the Streptomyces tuirus genome:
- a CDS encoding acyl-CoA dehydrogenase family protein: MTAFSLEPAQLAWCAELRTLAAERLHPLADKGEPGHVNRALVAELGSLGLLGRLFTSGALDLCLMRESLAYACTEAETALALQGLGAHPVHAYGTEAQRARWLPRVTAGTAVAAFALSEPGAGSDAAALELTAEAEGEAEADASRAGRSSDASRAGRSSDTSGAGPSPEAPALTAAPDGPARWRLTGEKCWISNAPEADFYTVFARTTPGAGARGVTAFLVPADRPGLTGRGLDMLSPHPIGALGFDAVPVTADDVLGEADRGFRVAMGTLNLFRPSVGAFAVGMARAALDATLAHTAGRDAFGGKLRDLQAVSHQVAEMALRTEAARLMVYAAASAYDRGDPDVPRRSAMAKLLATETAQYVVDTAVQLHGARALQRGHLLEHLYREVRAPRIYEGASEVQRGIIAKELYARQEAR, from the coding sequence ATGACCGCATTCTCACTCGAACCGGCACAACTCGCCTGGTGCGCGGAGCTGCGCACCCTGGCGGCGGAACGGCTCCACCCACTGGCCGACAAGGGGGAACCGGGGCATGTGAACCGCGCCCTGGTCGCCGAGCTCGGCAGCCTCGGCCTGCTCGGCCGCCTGTTCACCTCGGGCGCGCTGGACCTGTGTCTGATGCGTGAGTCCCTGGCCTACGCCTGCACGGAAGCGGAGACGGCCCTGGCCCTCCAGGGCCTCGGCGCCCATCCGGTGCACGCGTACGGAACCGAGGCGCAACGCGCCCGCTGGCTCCCCCGGGTCACCGCCGGCACGGCGGTCGCGGCCTTCGCGCTGAGCGAGCCCGGGGCGGGATCGGACGCGGCGGCACTGGAGCTCACAGCGGAGGCGGAGGGGGAGGCGGAGGCGGACGCGTCGCGGGCCGGCCGGTCGTCGGACGCGTCGCGGGCCGGCCGGTCGTCGGACACTTCGGGGGCCGGCCCGTCACCGGAAGCCCCCGCGCTCACTGCCGCCCCCGACGGCCCCGCCCGCTGGCGGCTCACCGGAGAGAAGTGCTGGATCTCCAACGCCCCCGAGGCCGACTTCTACACCGTCTTCGCCCGCACCACCCCGGGCGCCGGGGCACGAGGCGTCACCGCCTTCCTCGTGCCCGCCGACCGGCCGGGCCTGACCGGCCGCGGACTCGACATGCTCTCGCCGCACCCCATCGGCGCCCTCGGCTTCGACGCCGTCCCGGTGACGGCCGACGACGTGCTCGGCGAGGCGGACCGCGGCTTCCGGGTCGCCATGGGGACGCTCAACCTGTTCCGGCCCAGCGTCGGCGCGTTCGCGGTCGGCATGGCGCGGGCGGCCCTCGACGCCACCCTCGCCCACACCGCCGGACGCGACGCCTTCGGGGGCAAGCTGCGGGACCTGCAAGCCGTCTCGCACCAGGTCGCCGAGATGGCCCTGCGCACCGAGGCGGCCCGGCTGATGGTGTACGCGGCGGCCTCGGCGTACGACAGGGGCGACCCGGACGTGCCCCGGCGCTCCGCCATGGCGAAACTGCTCGCCACCGAGACCGCGCAGTACGTCGTCGACACGGCCGTCCAGCTGCACGGCGCCCGGGCGCTGCAACGCGGCCACCTGCTCGAACACCTCTACCGCGAGGTGCGTGCCCCACGCATCTACGAGGGGGCCAGCGAGGTGCAGCGCGGCATCATCGCCAAGGAGTTGTACGCCCGTCAGGAGGCCCGGTGA
- a CDS encoding ribonuclease BN: protein MHGGWHRAGGHTLVRQGREVELLHRATGFATLALVTLAPLLIVVAAADPLERGGFALWLADGMGLSGRSARVLTDIISPPRKVIGTTSVLGGVALAVFGVAFGGSVQNGYERIWGLPSGPWHRVWRQAVWMIAMTAYLYQEVQTRSIVSGPERIALSSASGVLFFWWGQRFLLGGQVRWTDLLPGALATMAGLVGLRMFSYFVFTPLIVTNAISYGAMGVVLVVESWLIGVGYVVYGGALVGRWVLEHHVHQDHAE, encoded by the coding sequence GTGCACGGCGGGTGGCACCGGGCCGGTGGGCACACCCTCGTCCGGCAGGGCCGCGAGGTGGAGTTGCTGCACCGGGCCACGGGGTTCGCCACGCTCGCCCTGGTCACCCTGGCGCCGCTGCTCATCGTGGTCGCCGCCGCCGACCCCCTGGAGCGGGGCGGGTTCGCCCTGTGGCTCGCCGACGGCATGGGGCTGTCGGGGCGGTCCGCGCGGGTGCTCACGGACATCATCAGCCCGCCGCGCAAGGTCATCGGCACCACGAGCGTGCTCGGCGGGGTCGCCCTCGCGGTCTTCGGTGTCGCGTTCGGCGGGAGCGTGCAGAACGGCTACGAGCGGATCTGGGGCCTGCCCTCGGGTCCGTGGCACCGCGTCTGGCGGCAGGCGGTGTGGATGATCGCGATGACCGCGTACCTCTACCAGGAGGTGCAGACGCGCAGCATCGTCTCGGGGCCGGAGCGGATCGCGCTGAGCTCGGCGTCCGGTGTGCTGTTCTTCTGGTGGGGGCAGCGCTTCCTGCTGGGCGGGCAGGTCCGCTGGACCGATCTGCTCCCCGGGGCGCTGGCCACCATGGCCGGCCTGGTCGGCCTGCGCATGTTCTCCTACTTCGTCTTCACCCCGCTCATCGTCACCAACGCCATCAGCTACGGAGCGATGGGCGTCGTCCTCGTCGTGGAGTCCTGGCTCATCGGTGTGGGCTACGTCGTCTACGGCGGCGCGCTCGTCGGCCGCTGGGTGCTGGAGCACCACGTGCATCAGGACCACGCCGAGTAG
- a CDS encoding DUF6299 family protein, whose product MRVRPLLGAAAGAALLLLTGAGAAPATASVLAPTGSVTVDAVGRITADGTVTLSGTYRCVSSSGPVFVSSSVSQGVSVTRHGVGGTRAVCDGAEHRWVNTGQVTPGALVAGAARVEATLMELRTFSGLPLPSFHAVQGQDVTLTQA is encoded by the coding sequence ATGCGTGTACGTCCCCTTCTCGGCGCGGCGGCCGGTGCCGCGCTGCTCCTGCTCACCGGCGCCGGCGCGGCGCCCGCCACCGCGTCCGTCCTCGCCCCGACCGGGTCCGTGACGGTCGACGCCGTCGGCCGGATCACCGCCGACGGCACCGTCACCCTGTCCGGCACCTACCGCTGCGTGAGCTCCAGCGGCCCGGTCTTCGTCAGCTCCTCCGTCAGCCAGGGCGTCTCCGTGACCCGTCACGGCGTGGGCGGCACCCGGGCCGTGTGCGACGGCGCGGAGCACCGCTGGGTGAACACCGGCCAGGTCACGCCCGGCGCGCTGGTGGCCGGGGCGGCCCGCGTCGAGGCCACCCTGATGGAGCTGCGCACCTTCAGCGGCCTGCCGCTGCCCAGCTTCCACGCGGTCCAGGGGCAGGACGTCACCCTGACCCAGGCCTGA
- a CDS encoding AMP-binding protein has translation MTARRTAHVDTFARDHLPPPDQWPELRFDLPELHYPERLNCAAELLTGPPGERPAFLTATGEPWTYGDLRARVDRVAHVLTGELGVVPGNRVLLRGPTTPWLAACWLAVLKAGAVAVTVLAQQRPHELSTMCEIARVEHALCDIRAVDDLAKAEIPGLRITTYGGDAPDDLLNRPAPVTPYQAVATAADDVALIAFTSGTTGRPKGCMHLHRDVLAIADTFSRHVLKPGPDDVFTGSPPLGFTFGLGGLVVFPLRAGASALLLEQAGPRQLLPAIARHRVSVLFTAPTAYRAMLDELDGHDISSLRRCVSAGENLPAATWQAWQERTGLRVINGIGATELLHIFISAADDRIRPGTTGVPVPGWQARVQDADGEPVPDGQPGLLAVRGPVGCRYLADPRQRDYVRGGWNVTGDTYVRDPDGYFRYVARADDMIISAGYNIAGPEVEDALLRHPDVVEAAVVGRPDEARGQVVLAFAVLKEGAERDAEALRAFVKSELAPYKCPRQIVFLDALPRTATGKLQRFRLRAPGIPEGDRE, from the coding sequence ATGACCGCACGGCGCACGGCCCACGTCGACACCTTCGCCCGGGACCATCTGCCACCCCCGGACCAATGGCCCGAGCTCCGCTTCGATCTGCCGGAGCTGCACTACCCCGAACGGCTCAACTGCGCCGCCGAACTGCTGACCGGCCCGCCCGGCGAACGCCCGGCCTTCCTCACCGCCACCGGCGAGCCGTGGACGTACGGCGATCTGCGCGCCCGCGTGGACCGGGTCGCCCATGTGCTCACCGGCGAGCTCGGCGTCGTCCCGGGCAACCGGGTGCTGCTGCGCGGTCCCACCACCCCCTGGCTCGCGGCCTGCTGGCTGGCGGTGCTGAAGGCCGGGGCCGTGGCGGTGACGGTGCTCGCCCAGCAGCGCCCGCACGAGCTGAGCACGATGTGCGAGATCGCGCGGGTGGAACACGCCCTGTGCGACATCAGGGCCGTCGACGACCTCGCCAAGGCGGAGATCCCCGGCCTGCGGATCACGACCTACGGCGGTGACGCCCCGGACGACCTCCTCAACCGCCCGGCGCCCGTGACCCCGTATCAGGCGGTCGCGACGGCGGCCGACGACGTGGCACTGATCGCCTTCACCTCCGGCACCACCGGCCGCCCGAAGGGCTGCATGCACCTGCACCGGGACGTGCTGGCGATCGCCGACACGTTCTCCCGGCACGTCCTGAAGCCCGGCCCGGACGACGTGTTCACCGGCAGCCCCCCGCTGGGCTTCACCTTCGGCCTCGGCGGGCTGGTGGTCTTCCCGCTGCGGGCGGGTGCGAGCGCGCTGCTGCTCGAACAGGCCGGTCCCCGGCAACTGCTGCCCGCCATCGCCCGGCACCGGGTCTCCGTGCTGTTCACCGCCCCGACGGCGTACCGCGCGATGCTCGACGAGCTCGACGGGCACGACATCTCCTCCCTGCGCCGCTGCGTCTCGGCCGGCGAGAACCTGCCGGCGGCCACCTGGCAGGCCTGGCAGGAGCGCACGGGCCTGCGCGTCATCAACGGCATCGGCGCCACCGAGCTGCTGCACATCTTCATCTCCGCGGCGGACGACCGGATCCGGCCCGGAACCACGGGCGTTCCGGTGCCGGGCTGGCAGGCGCGCGTGCAGGACGCGGACGGCGAGCCCGTGCCCGACGGGCAGCCGGGTCTGCTCGCCGTGCGGGGGCCGGTCGGCTGCCGGTACCTGGCCGACCCGCGGCAGCGGGACTACGTGCGCGGCGGCTGGAACGTCACCGGCGACACCTACGTCCGCGATCCCGACGGCTATTTCCGCTACGTCGCCCGCGCCGACGACATGATCATCTCGGCCGGGTACAACATCGCCGGACCCGAGGTGGAGGACGCGCTGCTGCGGCACCCGGACGTGGTGGAGGCGGCGGTCGTGGGACGGCCCGACGAGGCCCGCGGGCAGGTCGTGCTGGCCTTCGCCGTCCTCAAGGAGGGCGCGGAGCGGGACGCCGAGGCGCTGCGCGCCTTCGTGAAGAGCGAGCTGGCGCCGTACAAGTGCCCGCGCCAGATCGTCTTCCTCGACGCGCTGCCGCGCACGGCCACCGGCAAGCTCCAGCGGTTCAGACTGCGTGCCCCGGGGATACCGGAAGGCGACCGGGAATGA
- a CDS encoding DUF5999 family protein produces the protein MCAHQLQCPATDSPAAHVVAARPEQGWSLLCDGTVVFDDTGELLPDGRVVQPRRVTAATLAVAA, from the coding sequence ATGTGTGCCCACCAGCTCCAGTGCCCCGCGACCGACTCCCCCGCCGCGCACGTCGTCGCGGCCCGCCCCGAGCAGGGCTGGAGCCTGCTGTGCGACGGGACGGTCGTCTTCGACGACACCGGCGAACTGCTGCCGGACGGACGCGTGGTGCAGCCGCGCCGGGTGACCGCCGCGACTCTGGCCGTCGCGGCCTGA
- a CDS encoding PaaX family transcriptional regulator, with product MINVSDHHAPRSLIVTLYGAYGRFVPGPVPVAELIRLLAAAGVDAPSVRSSVSRLKRRGLLVPARTEQGAAGYELSPDARQLLDDGDRRIYACAPPEDEGWVLAVFSVPESERQKRHVLRSRLAGLGFGTAAPGVWIAPARLYEETRHTLQRLRLDAYVDFFRGDHLGFAPTAEAVARWWDLAAIAKEHEEFLDRHARVLRDWEKREDTPPEEAYRDYLLALDSWRHLPYTDPGLPSELLPADWPGVRSSAVFRGLHERLRDAGAAFVGL from the coding sequence ATGATCAACGTGTCCGACCACCATGCACCACGGTCTCTCATCGTCACGCTCTATGGCGCGTACGGCCGCTTCGTGCCGGGCCCCGTGCCGGTAGCCGAACTGATCCGGCTGCTGGCCGCGGCCGGCGTGGACGCTCCGTCCGTACGCTCCTCGGTGTCACGGCTCAAGAGACGCGGCCTGCTCGTACCGGCCCGCACCGAACAGGGCGCGGCCGGCTACGAACTGTCCCCGGATGCCCGTCAGTTGCTCGACGACGGCGACCGCCGCATCTACGCCTGCGCTCCGCCCGAGGACGAGGGCTGGGTGCTCGCGGTGTTCTCCGTGCCGGAGTCCGAGCGGCAGAAGCGGCACGTGCTGCGCTCCCGGCTGGCCGGGCTCGGTTTCGGCACGGCCGCTCCGGGTGTGTGGATCGCGCCCGCGCGGCTGTACGAGGAGACCCGGCACACGCTCCAGCGGCTGCGGCTCGACGCGTACGTCGACTTCTTCCGCGGTGACCACCTCGGCTTCGCCCCGACCGCGGAGGCTGTCGCCCGGTGGTGGGACCTGGCGGCCATCGCCAAGGAGCACGAGGAGTTCCTCGACCGCCACGCGCGGGTGCTGCGCGACTGGGAGAAGCGCGAGGACACCCCGCCGGAGGAGGCCTACCGGGACTACCTCCTCGCCCTGGACTCCTGGCGCCACCTGCCCTACACCGACCCGGGCCTGCCGTCCGAGCTGCTTCCCGCGGACTGGCCGGGGGTGCGCTCGTCGGCGGTGTTCCGGGGCCTGCACGAGCGGCTGCGGGACGCGGGGGCGGCGTTCGTCGGCCTCTGA
- the modB gene encoding molybdate ABC transporter permease subunit: MTLPTDKPRAAAGTLRGGPRRRRVRTGVPLPLLIPALLGLAFLIVPLIALLVRTPWHSLPTQLTSPDVWQALRLSLICATLATGVSLVIGVPLAWLLARVDFPGRGLVRALVTLPLVLPPVVGGVALLMALGRNGIVGQWLDSWFGITLPFTTAGVVIAEAFVAMPFLVISVEGTLRAADPRYEEAAATLGASRFTAFRRVTLPLIAPGIAAGAVLAWARALGEFGATITFAGNFPGRTQTMPLAVYLALQSDPEAAIALSLVLLAVSIAVLAGLRDRWMSAG; the protein is encoded by the coding sequence GTGACGCTCCCGACCGACAAGCCTCGCGCCGCGGCCGGCACCCTCCGGGGCGGTCCACGCCGCCGGCGCGTCCGCACGGGCGTCCCGCTGCCCCTGCTGATCCCCGCGCTGCTCGGCCTGGCCTTCCTGATCGTGCCGCTGATCGCCCTGCTCGTGCGGACCCCGTGGCACAGCCTGCCCACGCAGCTGACCAGCCCGGACGTATGGCAGGCTCTCAGGCTCTCGCTGATCTGCGCGACCCTCGCCACCGGCGTGAGCCTGGTCATCGGCGTGCCGCTGGCCTGGCTGCTGGCCCGCGTCGACTTCCCCGGCCGCGGCCTGGTACGCGCCCTCGTCACCCTGCCCCTCGTGCTGCCTCCGGTCGTCGGCGGTGTGGCGCTGCTGATGGCGCTCGGCCGCAACGGCATCGTCGGGCAGTGGCTCGACTCGTGGTTCGGGATCACGCTGCCCTTCACCACCGCGGGGGTCGTGATCGCGGAGGCGTTCGTGGCGATGCCGTTCCTCGTCATCAGCGTCGAGGGCACCCTGCGGGCCGCCGATCCGCGCTACGAGGAGGCGGCCGCCACCCTGGGCGCCTCCCGCTTCACCGCGTTCCGCCGGGTCACGCTGCCGCTGATCGCACCGGGCATCGCGGCGGGCGCGGTCCTCGCCTGGGCGCGGGCGCTCGGGGAGTTCGGCGCGACGATCACCTTCGCCGGCAACTTCCCCGGCCGCACCCAGACCATGCCCCTGGCCGTCTACCTGGCCCTGCAGAGCGACCCGGAGGCCGCGATCGCCCTCAGCCTGGTGCTGCTGGCGGTGTCGATCGCGGTGCTCGCCGGGTTGCGCGACCGATGGATGAGCGCCGGATGA
- a CDS encoding RidA family protein, producing MSTERVNPSELSPPAGFSHAVVASGSRVVFLAGQTALDPDGKVVGRTLPEQFERALTNLLAALAAAGGTPADLARVTVYATDVEAYRTHAPELGRTWRELAGRDYPAMAVVEVVRLWDAEAMVELDGFAVLP from the coding sequence GTGAGCACCGAGCGCGTCAACCCGTCCGAGCTGTCCCCGCCGGCCGGCTTCTCCCACGCCGTCGTGGCGTCCGGGTCGCGGGTGGTGTTCCTCGCGGGGCAAACAGCCCTGGACCCCGACGGCAAGGTGGTCGGGCGCACGCTGCCCGAGCAGTTCGAGCGGGCTCTCACCAACCTGCTGGCCGCCCTCGCGGCGGCCGGTGGCACGCCCGCCGACCTGGCCCGCGTCACCGTCTACGCCACGGATGTCGAGGCGTACCGCACACACGCGCCCGAACTGGGCCGCACCTGGCGCGAGTTGGCCGGCCGCGACTATCCCGCCATGGCGGTCGTGGAGGTCGTCCGGCTGTGGGACGCGGAGGCGATGGTGGAACTGGACGGCTTCGCGGTGCTGCCGTAG
- a CDS encoding ABC transporter ATP-binding protein, whose amino-acid sequence MIQTHPATGPATDGLDARLLVDRGGFRLDVALTVAPGEVVALLGPNGAGKTTALRALAGLTPLSGGHLRLDGTELDRTPPEARPVGVVFQDYLLFPHLTALDNVAFGPRCQGAAKAEARAQAAEWLDRLGLAAHAGAKPRRLSGGQAQRVALARALATRPRLLLLDEPLAALDARTRLEVRARLRRHLADFEAVAVLVTHDPLDAMVLADRLVVVEHGRVVQEGTPADIARHPRTDYIAQLVGLNLYRGESDGHTVRLADGPQLTTTEVLSGPVFVAFPPSAVTLHRERPTGSSARNLWRCEVAGLETHGDQIRAGLTGELPLAADLTTVAAAELGLHPGAEVWATVKATQTHAYPV is encoded by the coding sequence ATGATCCAGACCCACCCCGCCACCGGCCCCGCCACGGACGGTCTCGACGCCCGTCTCCTCGTGGACCGCGGGGGCTTCCGTCTCGACGTGGCGCTGACCGTCGCGCCCGGCGAGGTCGTCGCCCTGCTCGGGCCGAACGGCGCCGGCAAGACCACCGCGCTGCGCGCCCTGGCCGGTCTGACCCCGCTCTCCGGCGGCCATCTGCGACTGGACGGCACCGAGCTGGACCGTACGCCGCCGGAGGCCCGTCCCGTCGGGGTCGTCTTCCAGGACTACCTGCTCTTCCCGCACCTGACGGCCCTCGACAACGTCGCTTTCGGCCCCCGCTGCCAGGGCGCGGCCAAGGCCGAGGCCCGGGCGCAGGCCGCGGAGTGGCTCGACCGGCTGGGCCTCGCGGCGCACGCCGGTGCCAAGCCGCGCAGGCTCTCCGGCGGGCAGGCCCAGCGCGTCGCCCTCGCCCGTGCCCTGGCGACCCGGCCCCGGCTGCTGCTGCTCGACGAGCCGCTGGCGGCCCTGGACGCCCGGACCCGGCTGGAGGTGCGCGCCCGGCTCCGGCGCCATCTGGCCGACTTCGAGGCGGTCGCGGTGCTCGTCACCCACGATCCGCTCGACGCCATGGTGCTGGCCGACCGGCTGGTGGTCGTGGAGCACGGCCGGGTGGTCCAGGAGGGCACTCCGGCCGACATCGCCCGCCATCCGCGTACGGACTACATCGCGCAGCTGGTCGGGCTGAACCTCTACCGGGGCGAGTCCGACGGCCACACCGTGCGGCTCGCCGACGGCCCGCAGCTCACCACCACGGAGGTGCTGTCCGGCCCGGTCTTCGTAGCGTTCCCGCCGAGCGCGGTCACCCTGCACCGGGAGCGGCCCACGGGCTCCAGCGCCCGCAACCTGTGGCGTTGCGAGGTGGCCGGTCTGGAGACCCACGGCGACCAGATCCGCGCCGGCCTCACCGGTGAACTCCCGCTCGCCGCCGACCTCACGACGGTCGCCGCGGCCGAACTCGGTCTCCACCCGGGGGCGGAGGTCTGGGCGACGGTGAAGGCCACCCAGACCCACGCCTACCCGGTCTGA
- the modA gene encoding molybdate ABC transporter substrate-binding protein translates to MTRTARRTRRPLPHAAGAAAALLALSACSSGSGSSAKPDSSGPGKLSGEVTVFAAASLKESFTTLGEQFEKEHPGTKVTFSFGGSDSLAASITGGAPADVFASASPRTMRIVTDAGDASGTPAAFVRNELEIATLPGNPGKISSLQDLTEAGRKVVLCDKEVPCGAAAQKALAASRLELTPVSYEQDVKAAITKVELKEADAAVVYKTDVRAAGDKVEGVEFPESADAVNDYPIALLKDARNAEAAKAFIALVRSADGQKVLTGAGFLKP, encoded by the coding sequence ATGACCCGTACCGCGCGCCGGACCCGCCGCCCGCTCCCGCATGCCGCGGGAGCAGCCGCCGCCCTGCTGGCCCTGAGCGCCTGCTCGTCCGGCTCGGGCTCCTCGGCGAAGCCGGACTCCTCCGGGCCGGGCAAGCTCTCCGGCGAGGTGACCGTGTTCGCCGCGGCCTCGCTGAAGGAGAGTTTCACGACGCTGGGCGAGCAGTTCGAGAAGGAGCACCCCGGCACGAAGGTCACCTTCAGTTTCGGCGGCAGTGACTCGCTGGCCGCGAGCATCACCGGCGGCGCCCCGGCGGACGTCTTCGCCTCGGCCAGCCCCAGGACGATGAGGATCGTGACGGACGCCGGGGACGCCTCGGGCACCCCCGCGGCCTTCGTCCGCAACGAGCTGGAGATCGCCACCCTGCCCGGCAACCCCGGGAAGATCTCCTCGCTCCAGGACCTCACCGAGGCGGGGCGGAAGGTCGTGCTCTGCGACAAGGAGGTGCCGTGCGGCGCAGCCGCGCAGAAGGCCCTGGCCGCGAGCAGGCTCGAGCTCACACCCGTCTCCTACGAGCAGGACGTGAAGGCCGCCATCACCAAGGTCGAGCTGAAGGAGGCCGACGCCGCCGTCGTCTACAAGACGGACGTGCGCGCGGCGGGTGACAAGGTGGAGGGCGTGGAGTTCCCCGAGTCCGCCGACGCCGTCAACGACTACCCGATCGCCCTGCTCAAGGACGCGCGGAACGCCGAGGCCGCCAAGGCGTTCATCGCCCTGGTGCGGTCCGCCGACGGCCAGAAGGTCCTGACCGGGGCCGGGTTCCTCAAGCCGTGA
- a CDS encoding ABC transporter substrate-binding protein has protein sequence MSTRRIRGAAVTAALTAAVTACSAPGGGSGDGTSAESVVLGVASEPDTLSPLLGYGKDGNSKIFDGLLARDADLRLKPALASALPKITDGGRTYTYTLRDGVEFSDGEPLTPADVVYTYRTVLDAKTNNTFKSELDAVEEVEASGDDKVVFTLKYPYAPFAARTVLPIVPEHIAGKQDPNTGSFNTEPVGTGPYVLTGWSKGEKLSFKANPRYWGGKPAMKTFTMAVIADDNVRATRLRSGDLDGAVLPPNLAATFKGDDAKRTYEARSYDFRAVTLPTAHRVTGDRAIRRALDAAVDREAMIARILDGAGRPAYGPLPVDDPAFSKDIERTQDLGRAGKILDEAGWKPGKDGIRSRDGQRASFGLLYPSGDKVRQDHALAYASDAKKAGIDVTVESATWEVIEPRMKDTAVLAGFGSTGDPDFGLYTLLHSSLAGDGFNNMARYDNPAVDRALDDGRRSQDPQTRGAAYDKLQRALVQDPGYTFLTHIDHLYVLADRWDGLNTQLEPHEHGFASGPWWNIEDWQPKK, from the coding sequence ATGTCGACCCGTCGGATACGAGGGGCCGCCGTCACGGCGGCGCTGACCGCGGCGGTCACCGCCTGCTCGGCCCCCGGCGGCGGCTCCGGCGACGGCACGTCCGCGGAGTCGGTCGTGCTCGGGGTGGCCTCCGAACCGGACACCCTCAGCCCGCTGCTCGGCTACGGCAAGGACGGCAACTCCAAGATCTTCGACGGGCTCCTCGCCCGCGACGCCGACCTGAGACTGAAGCCCGCGCTGGCGTCCGCACTGCCGAAGATCACCGACGGCGGCCGTACCTACACCTACACCCTGCGCGACGGGGTCGAGTTCAGCGACGGCGAACCGCTGACACCCGCCGACGTCGTCTACACGTACCGGACCGTCCTCGACGCCAAGACCAACAACACCTTCAAGAGCGAGCTGGACGCGGTCGAGGAAGTCGAGGCGAGCGGCGACGACAAGGTCGTCTTCACCCTCAAGTACCCCTACGCCCCCTTCGCCGCCCGCACGGTGCTGCCCATCGTCCCCGAGCACATCGCGGGGAAGCAGGACCCCAACACCGGCTCCTTCAACACCGAGCCGGTCGGCACCGGCCCGTACGTCCTCACCGGCTGGAGCAAGGGAGAGAAGCTCTCCTTCAAGGCCAACCCCCGCTACTGGGGCGGCAAGCCCGCGATGAAGACCTTCACCATGGCGGTCATCGCCGACGACAACGTACGCGCCACCCGCCTGCGCTCCGGCGACCTCGACGGCGCGGTCCTCCCGCCCAACCTCGCCGCCACGTTCAAGGGCGACGACGCCAAGCGCACCTACGAGGCCCGCTCCTACGACTTCCGGGCCGTCACGCTCCCCACCGCGCACCGGGTCACCGGCGACCGCGCGATCCGGCGGGCCCTCGACGCGGCCGTGGACCGCGAGGCCATGATCGCCAGGATCCTCGACGGCGCGGGCCGCCCCGCCTACGGGCCGCTGCCCGTCGACGACCCCGCCTTCAGCAAGGACATCGAGCGCACCCAGGATCTCGGCAGGGCCGGGAAGATCCTCGACGAGGCCGGCTGGAAGCCCGGCAAGGACGGCATCCGCAGCCGGGACGGACAGCGGGCGTCCTTCGGCCTGCTCTACCCCTCCGGCGACAAGGTCCGCCAGGACCACGCCCTCGCGTACGCCTCCGACGCCAAGAAGGCCGGCATCGACGTGACGGTGGAGAGCGCCACCTGGGAGGTCATCGAGCCGCGCATGAAGGACACGGCCGTCCTCGCGGGCTTCGGCAGCACCGGCGACCCCGACTTCGGCCTCTACACCCTGCTCCACTCCTCCCTCGCCGGCGACGGCTTCAACAACATGGCCCGCTACGACAACCCGGCCGTGGACCGCGCCCTCGACGACGGCCGCCGCAGCCAGGACCCGCAGACCCGCGGGGCCGCCTACGACAAGCTCCAGCGGGCCCTGGTGCAGGACCCCGGCTACACCTTCCTCACCCACATCGACCACCTCTACGTGCTGGCCGACCGCTGGGACGGCCTGAACACCCAACTCGAGCCGCACGAACACGGCTTCGCCAGCGGCCCCTGGTGGAACATCGAGGACTGGCAGCCGAAGAAGTGA